A single region of the Streptomyces sp. AM 4-1-1 genome encodes:
- a CDS encoding glutaredoxin domain-containing protein has protein sequence MPGTVTMYSTTWCGYCRRLKGQMDREGIPYTEINIEHDPASAAFVEKANGGNQTVPTLRIVPSGGGPEVVMTNPSLAQVKQALGA, from the coding sequence ATGCCGGGCACTGTGACGATGTACAGCACCACGTGGTGCGGCTACTGCCGTCGGCTCAAGGGGCAGATGGACCGCGAGGGCATCCCCTACACCGAGATCAACATCGAGCACGACCCGGCGTCCGCCGCCTTCGTCGAGAAGGCCAACGGGGGCAACCAGACCGTTCCGACGCTCCGGATCGTGCCCTCCGGCGGCGGCCCTGAGGTCGTCATGACCAACCCGAGCCTGGCCCAGGTGAAGCAGGCCCTCGGCGCCTGA
- a CDS encoding ATP-dependent DNA helicase UvrD2, protein MTAATHSTLVPQVPDSADAVLDGLDPEQRAVATALHGPVCVLAGAGTGKTRAITHRIAYGVRAGILQPTSVLAVTFTNRAAGEMRGRLRQLGAGGVQARTFHSAALRQLQYFWPKAVGGELPRLLERKVQLVAEAAARCRVRLDRNELRDVTSEIEWAKVTQTVPADYPAVVAKTRRDAPRDPAETSQIYATYEQLKRDRSVIDFEDVLLLTVAILQDRHDIAEHVRSQYQHFVVDEYQDVSPLQQRLLDLWLGERDSLCVVGDASQTIYSFTGATPDHLLNFRTRHPDATMVKLVRDYRSTPQVVHLANGLLSQARGRAAEHRLELVSQRDRGPEPGYLEYPDEPAEAEGTARRIRDLIAAGVPAGEIAVLYRVNSQSEVYEQALADAGVPYQLRGAERFFERAEVREAGVALRGAARAGGNDSLLDDAQGLPSQVRAVLSTKGWTTEPPTGSGAVRDRWESLAALVRLAEDFEQAKPGATLSDLVAELDERAAAQHAPTVQGVTLASLHSAKGLEWDAVFLVGLTEGMMPIAYAKTDEQIEEERRLLYVGVTRARFHLSLSWSLSRSPGGRGGRRPTRFLSGLRPGSAAVGARGTGGAFNAGAGGVGGGGPERTAAGIRRKRRGPVRCRVCGQTLTDAGEMKLMRCEDCPSDMDEALHERLREWRAGQAKLLGQPAYCVFTDKTLMAIAEAVPGSEGELAGIAGVGSRKLTRFGADVLTICAGEEVGGDADGV, encoded by the coding sequence GTGACAGCAGCAACGCATTCCACCCTCGTCCCGCAGGTCCCCGACTCCGCCGACGCCGTCCTCGACGGGCTCGATCCCGAGCAGCGCGCGGTCGCCACGGCCCTGCACGGTCCGGTGTGCGTGCTCGCGGGAGCCGGCACGGGCAAGACGCGGGCGATCACGCACCGCATCGCCTACGGGGTGCGGGCCGGGATTCTCCAGCCGACGAGCGTGCTCGCCGTCACGTTCACCAACCGGGCGGCGGGCGAGATGCGCGGACGGTTGCGCCAGCTCGGTGCGGGCGGGGTGCAGGCGCGGACCTTCCACTCCGCCGCTCTGCGCCAGCTCCAGTACTTCTGGCCGAAAGCGGTCGGTGGAGAGCTGCCCCGGCTGCTGGAGCGCAAGGTCCAGCTGGTCGCGGAGGCCGCGGCGCGCTGCCGTGTCCGGCTCGACCGCAACGAGCTCAGGGACGTCACGAGCGAGATCGAATGGGCCAAGGTCACCCAGACCGTCCCCGCCGATTACCCGGCCGTCGTCGCCAAGACCCGCAGGGACGCCCCGCGCGACCCCGCCGAGACCTCCCAGATCTACGCGACGTACGAACAGCTGAAGCGCGACCGGTCGGTGATCGACTTCGAGGACGTACTGCTCCTCACCGTCGCCATCCTCCAGGACCGGCACGACATCGCCGAACACGTCCGCAGCCAGTACCAGCACTTCGTGGTCGACGAGTACCAGGACGTGAGCCCGCTCCAGCAGCGGCTGCTCGACCTCTGGCTGGGCGAGCGGGACAGCCTGTGCGTCGTCGGTGACGCGAGCCAGACGATCTACTCGTTCACCGGAGCCACCCCGGATCACCTGCTGAACTTCCGCACCCGTCACCCGGACGCGACCATGGTCAAGCTCGTCCGGGACTACCGCTCCACGCCCCAGGTGGTCCACCTGGCCAACGGGCTGCTCAGTCAGGCCAGGGGGCGCGCGGCCGAACACCGGCTGGAACTCGTCTCCCAGCGCGACCGGGGCCCCGAGCCCGGCTACCTCGAATACCCGGACGAGCCCGCCGAGGCAGAGGGCACCGCCCGCCGCATCCGCGACCTGATCGCCGCGGGTGTCCCGGCCGGTGAGATCGCCGTGCTCTACCGGGTGAACTCCCAGTCGGAGGTGTACGAGCAGGCGCTGGCCGACGCGGGTGTGCCCTACCAGCTACGGGGCGCCGAGCGCTTCTTCGAGCGCGCGGAGGTACGCGAGGCGGGCGTCGCCCTGCGCGGAGCGGCCCGCGCCGGGGGCAACGACTCCTTGCTCGACGACGCCCAGGGACTGCCCTCCCAGGTGCGCGCGGTGCTGTCCACCAAGGGATGGACCACCGAGCCGCCCACCGGCTCCGGGGCCGTGCGGGACCGGTGGGAGTCGCTGGCCGCACTGGTGCGCCTCGCCGAGGACTTCGAACAGGCCAAGCCCGGCGCGACTTTGTCCGACCTGGTGGCGGAGCTGGACGAGCGCGCCGCCGCCCAGCACGCCCCCACCGTCCAGGGCGTCACGCTGGCCTCCCTGCATTCGGCGAAGGGCCTGGAGTGGGACGCCGTGTTCCTGGTCGGCCTGACCGAGGGCATGATGCCGATCGCGTACGCCAAGACCGACGAGCAGATCGAGGAGGAGCGCCGTCTGCTCTACGTCGGTGTCACCCGTGCCCGCTTCCACCTCTCGCTCTCCTGGTCCCTTTCCCGCTCACCGGGCGGGCGTGGCGGCAGGCGTCCGACGCGTTTTCTCAGCGGACTGCGCCCGGGATCGGCCGCCGTGGGCGCGCGGGGCACCGGTGGAGCCTTCAACGCCGGAGCAGGCGGTGTGGGTGGCGGTGGCCCGGAGCGCACAGCGGCGGGGATCAGGCGCAAGCGCCGCGGCCCCGTCCGTTGCCGGGTCTGCGGGCAGACCCTCACGGATGCCGGCGAGATGAAGCTGATGCGGTGCGAGGACTGTCCGTCCGACATGGACGAGGCGCTGCACGAGAGGCTGCGCGAGTGGCGTGCGGGCCAGGCGAAGCTGCTGGGACAGCCCGCCTATTGCGTGTTCACCGACAAAACGTTGATGGCCATCGCCGAAGCGGTCCCGGGCAGCGAGGGGGAGCTGGCAGGGATCGCCGGGGTCGGCAGCCGCAAGCTGACCCGGTTCGGCGCCGATGTGCTGACCATTTGCGCAGGTGAGGAGGTTGGTGGCGATGCCGACGGCGTGTGA
- a CDS encoding WhiB family transcriptional regulator, whose product MQLEAHAPSVPPSETITPPGPTEDSTLLPLTALTALDDAIENLGVPVPCRSYDPEVFFAESPADVEYAKSLCRTCPLMEACLAGAKERREPWGVWGGELFIQGVVVARKRPRGRPRKNPVAA is encoded by the coding sequence GTGCAACTCGAAGCGCACGCCCCGTCCGTACCGCCTTCCGAAACGATCACCCCGCCCGGCCCCACGGAGGACTCCACCTTGCTCCCCCTCACCGCGCTCACCGCGCTCGACGACGCCATCGAGAACCTCGGCGTTCCCGTTCCCTGCCGCTCCTACGACCCGGAGGTCTTCTTCGCGGAGTCGCCGGCGGACGTCGAGTACGCCAAGTCGCTCTGCCGTACCTGTCCGCTCATGGAGGCATGTCTCGCGGGCGCCAAGGAGCGGCGCGAGCCGTGGGGCGTCTGGGGTGGCGAACTGTTCATCCAGGGCGTCGTCGTCGCCCGGAAGCGGCCTCGTGGCCGTCCGCGCAAGAACCCGGTCGCGGCGTGA
- a CDS encoding AarF/ABC1/UbiB kinase family protein: MSDLPRKAVTRTAKLAALPLSFAGRATWGLGKRIGGKPAEIVARELQQRTADQLFKVLGELKGGAMKLGQALSVFESALPEEVAGPYRAALTKLQEAAPPMPTRTVHAVLAERLGDQWRELFLEFQDKPAAAASIGQVHRAVWHDGRDVAVKVQYPGAGDALLSDLAQLSRFARVLGPLMPGMDVKPLITELRDRVSEELDYALEAQAQSEHREEFADDPDVVIPAVVHHCDQVLVTEWMDGIPLADVITDGTQPQRDRAGQLLARFLFSGPARTGLLHADPHPGNFRLLPATGTEDDTADSASAADDDGTRWRLGVLDFGTVDRLPGGLPQPIGDSLRLTLERDAGAVYGRLRAEGFVKESIDLDPEAVLDYLLPIIEPAQAEEFTFSRSWLRSQAARIADPRSPAHQLGKQLNLPPSYLLIHRVTLSTIGVLCQLGATVRLRDELEAWLPGFLPGLPGLPGLPDEGTGEGEGHEPRERGGEAGSHMAGTEAEPEPKAQSGSETESKPESALETSSGSETGSETVRKPGSEAEAGSGPQRGPAEGTASEGKATVTQ; the protein is encoded by the coding sequence ATGTCTGATCTTCCCCGGAAAGCGGTCACCCGTACCGCGAAGTTGGCCGCGCTGCCACTGAGCTTCGCCGGCCGCGCCACCTGGGGCCTGGGCAAACGGATCGGCGGCAAGCCCGCCGAGATCGTGGCCCGTGAGCTGCAACAGCGCACCGCGGACCAGTTGTTCAAGGTGCTCGGTGAGCTCAAGGGCGGGGCGATGAAGCTCGGGCAGGCGCTGTCCGTCTTCGAGTCCGCGCTGCCCGAGGAGGTGGCCGGGCCCTACCGTGCGGCGTTGACCAAACTCCAGGAGGCGGCGCCTCCGATGCCGACCCGCACCGTGCACGCGGTCCTGGCGGAGCGGCTGGGCGATCAGTGGCGAGAGCTGTTCCTCGAATTCCAGGACAAGCCGGCCGCCGCCGCCTCCATCGGGCAGGTGCACCGGGCGGTCTGGCACGACGGCCGGGACGTCGCGGTGAAGGTGCAGTATCCGGGGGCCGGTGACGCGCTGCTCTCGGACCTGGCCCAGCTGAGCAGGTTCGCGAGGGTGCTCGGTCCGCTGATGCCGGGGATGGACGTCAAGCCCCTGATCACGGAGTTGCGGGACCGGGTGTCGGAGGAGCTGGACTACGCCCTGGAGGCGCAGGCGCAGAGCGAGCACAGGGAGGAGTTCGCGGACGATCCGGACGTGGTGATCCCGGCCGTGGTCCATCACTGCGACCAGGTGCTGGTGACGGAGTGGATGGACGGAATTCCGCTGGCCGACGTCATCACGGACGGCACTCAGCCGCAGCGGGACCGGGCGGGCCAGCTCCTGGCACGTTTCCTGTTCTCCGGCCCCGCCCGCACCGGCCTGCTCCACGCGGACCCGCACCCGGGCAACTTCCGGCTGCTGCCGGCGACCGGCACCGAGGACGACACGGCGGACTCCGCGAGTGCGGCGGACGACGACGGCACGCGGTGGCGGCTGGGGGTGCTCGACTTCGGGACCGTGGACCGGTTGCCGGGCGGGCTGCCTCAGCCGATCGGTGACTCGCTGCGGCTGACGCTGGAGCGGGACGCCGGGGCGGTGTACGGGAGACTGCGCGCGGAAGGCTTCGTCAAGGAATCGATCGACCTGGACCCGGAGGCGGTGCTGGACTACCTCCTGCCGATCATCGAACCGGCACAGGCGGAGGAGTTCACGTTCAGCCGGAGCTGGCTGCGCAGTCAGGCGGCCCGGATAGCGGACCCCCGGTCACCGGCCCATCAGCTGGGCAAACAGCTGAATCTGCCGCCCTCCTACCTGCTGATACACCGGGTGACGCTCAGCACGATCGGGGTGCTCTGCCAGTTGGGCGCGACGGTACGGCTGCGCGACGAACTGGAGGCATGGCTTCCCGGATTCCTTCCGGGCCTTCCGGGCCTTCCGGGCCTTCCGGACGAAGGCACTGGGGAAGGCGAGGGACACGAGCCGCGCGAGCGGGGCGGGGAGGCCGGGTCGCACATGGCTGGGACGGAGGCAGAGCCGGAGCCGAAGGCGCAGTCTGGCTCGGAGACGGAATCGAAGCCGGAATCGGCCCTGGAGACAAGCTCGGGCTCGGAGACGGGCTCGGAGACAGTGCGAAAACCCGGGTCGGAGGCGGAAGCCGGCTCGGGACCCCAGCGAGGACCGGCCGAGGGGACGGCCTCCGAGGGGAAGGCGACGGTGACACAGTGA